CTCGGCATGCGGCAGGTCGAAGCTGCCGCCCAGCGTGTGGCACAGCTTGTGGTGCAGGCCCATGGCCACGCTGCCGAGCACGGTGCCGCACAGCCAGGCGCCGTACAGCGCCTCGCCGCGGGCGGCCAGGTCGCGCGGGTCGGCCTGCAGCGCCGGCAGCGCGGCGGCGCAGGCACGCAGGCCCTCCTCCGCCATCAGCGCAACCACCGGGTTGCCGTCGTGCGCGTACAGGCCCTCGGCGGCATGGGCGATGGCGTTCAAGGCGCTGGTCACCGTCATGGCCAGCGGCAGCGTCAGCGTGAGCTCGGGGTCGTAGACCACCGTCTTCGGCAGCACCCGCGGGTCGCGGCCGGTTTTCTTCACGCCGGCCTCGGTGAGGCCGTAGATGGGCGTGACCTCGCTGCCGGCGTAGGTGGTCGGCACGGCGATGATGGGCAGGCCGCTGTCCAGCGCGATCGCCTTGCCCAGTCCCGTCGTCGAGCCGCCGCCGATCGCCACCGCGCAGTCGGCGCCCAGCCGCTGCGCCTCGGCCCGCGCCTCGCGCGCGGTCTCGATCGGCACGTGCATGACGGCGCGCGGAAAGACACCGGCCGAGCGCTCGCCCAGCAGCGCGGCCACCCGCTCGGCCGACGCCGCCTGCTCGGGCGTGGACAGCACCAGCGCACGCCGCGCGCCCAGCCGCTCCACCTCGGCGGGCAACTGGGCCAGCGATCCCGCGCCGAAGACGATGCGCGACGGGCTGGCGGCGTAGGTGAAGGCCTGCATCGTCAGTCCAGCGCCAGCTTGCGTTCGCTCACCAGCCGGCCCCACCGGGCCTGCTCGGCGGCCAGCAGCGCGGCGAACTGCTCCGGCGTGCTGGCGATGCCGGTGAGCCCCTGCTCGGTCAGGCGGGCGGCGAAGTCGGGCGACTCGACGATGCGGCGCACCTCGGCCTGCAGACGGTCGACGATGGGCCGCGGCGTCTGGGCCGGTGCCAGCAGGCCGACCCAGGAGTTGACGTCGAAGCCGGGGTAGCCGCTCTCCGCCACCGTCGGGGTGTCGGCGTAGGCCGGCACCCGGCGGGCGCCGGTCTGCGCCAGCGCGCGCAGCTTGCCGCCCTTGACGTGCGGCTGCGCCAGCACGGCCGAGAGGAACATCGCCTCCACCTGGCCGCCCAGCAGGTCCTGCTGCGCAGGACCGCCGCCGCGGTAGGGGATGTGGGTGATGAAGGTGCCGCTGACGCTCTTGAACAGCTCGGCGGTCAGGTGGTTGCTGCTGCCCGCGCCCACCGAGGCGTAGTTCAGCTTGCCCGGCCGCGACCTGGCCAGCGCGACGAAGGCCTTGAGGTCGGGCGCCGGCACCGCGGGGTTGACCACCAGCACCAGCGGGTTGCTGACGATCTGCGTCACCGGCTGCAGGTCGCGCTGGATGTCGTAGCCCAGCTTGGGATAGGCCAGCGGGTAGGTGGCGAAGGCGTCGAACACCATCACCAGCGTGTGGCCGTCGGCGGGCGCCCGCACCACCTCGCCGACGCC
The sequence above is a segment of the Aquabacterium sp. J223 genome. Coding sequences within it:
- a CDS encoding maleylacetate reductase, coding for MQAFTYAASPSRIVFGAGSLAQLPAEVERLGARRALVLSTPEQAASAERVAALLGERSAGVFPRAVMHVPIETAREARAEAQRLGADCAVAIGGGSTTGLGKAIALDSGLPIIAVPTTYAGSEVTPIYGLTEAGVKKTGRDPRVLPKTVVYDPELTLTLPLAMTVTSALNAIAHAAEGLYAHDGNPVVALMAEEGLRACAAALPALQADPRDLAARGEALYGAWLCGTVLGSVAMGLHHKLCHTLGGSFDLPHAEVHTVVLPHALAYNAPHIPAALLRIGRALQVPAAAVPAALQALAARHGAPTSLAALGMPAGGLDRAAGLAVQTPYPNPRPLERAPLRALLQRAFEGAPPEP
- a CDS encoding tripartite tricarboxylate transporter substrate binding protein, with amino-acid sequence MRTVIKAALTALLAAGTLGAASAQAPAWPSKPIRVVVPFPPGGIVDTVARQLQPRLQAALGQPVLIDNRGGAGGTVGVGEVVRAPADGHTLVMVFDAFATYPLAYPKLGYDIQRDLQPVTQIVSNPLVLVVNPAVPAPDLKAFVALARSRPGKLNYASVGAGSSNHLTAELFKSVSGTFITHIPYRGGGPAQQDLLGGQVEAMFLSAVLAQPHVKGGKLRALAQTGARRVPAYADTPTVAESGYPGFDVNSWVGLLAPAQTPRPIVDRLQAEVRRIVESPDFAARLTEQGLTGIASTPEQFAALLAAEQARWGRLVSERKLALD